The Candidatus Dechloromonas phosphoritropha genome includes a region encoding these proteins:
- a CDS encoding IS4 family transposase, which produces MSQPKCILSAVHAQQHRTVKAHAAQSDAYAFFNLLMGPELFDAVESELPPHRERQYPPTETLSMFLAQALSTDCSCQKAVNDRAVKCLVGGLVPGSTHTGAYCRARKRLPLKMLSTLACHVGQRVATQAPTAWHWRGRPVRLAPQPTSQKPGLGFPQCRIVGLVCLGSGAVLNAATGSCRGKGSDEQSLLRSIFDSLEQGDLLLGDAFYATYFLLCSLRERCIDAVFEQNGARQRTTDFCRGRLLGQRDHLIVLPKPASKPDWMPQADYDQSPESLTVRELRVGGKTLVTTLLCPKQTDKTALKSLYRDRWHVELDLRNIKTTLGMERLSCLTPAMAIKEIWVYLLAYNLIRLMMAQAAMLSHRLPRQLSFKHTVQIWLAWAPFASRSHHNIHSELFVLIAQQQVGNRPGRIEPRAVKRRPKPYPMLTKPRNLAKAIVMKNGHPKKLK; this is translated from the coding sequence ATGAGCCAGCCCAAATGCATCCTATCCGCAGTACACGCACAGCAACACCGAACGGTCAAGGCCCACGCTGCCCAGAGCGACGCCTATGCGTTTTTCAACCTGTTGATGGGGCCGGAATTGTTCGATGCCGTGGAATCTGAACTGCCGCCCCACCGAGAAAGGCAATATCCCCCGACGGAGACGTTGTCGATGTTTCTGGCCCAAGCGCTGAGCACCGATTGTTCCTGCCAGAAGGCAGTCAATGACCGTGCGGTCAAATGCCTGGTTGGCGGCCTGGTGCCGGGCAGCACCCACACGGGCGCCTATTGCCGGGCGCGAAAGCGCTTGCCTTTGAAGATGCTCAGTACACTGGCGTGCCACGTGGGGCAAAGAGTCGCCACGCAGGCGCCGACAGCTTGGCATTGGCGGGGTCGTCCCGTCCGTCTGGCCCCGCAACCGACGAGCCAGAAGCCGGGGTTGGGTTTCCCGCAGTGCCGGATCGTTGGGCTCGTTTGTTTGGGTAGCGGGGCGGTCCTCAATGCCGCGACCGGCTCCTGTCGGGGCAAGGGCAGCGATGAGCAGTCGTTGCTGCGTTCGATATTCGATTCCCTGGAGCAGGGTGATTTACTGTTGGGCGACGCCTTCTACGCCACCTACTTTCTCCTCTGCTCATTACGCGAGCGGTGCATTGATGCGGTGTTTGAACAAAATGGCGCGCGGCAACGCACCACCGATTTTTGCCGAGGTCGGCTGTTGGGGCAGCGCGATCATCTGATCGTGCTGCCAAAACCCGCCAGCAAACCCGACTGGATGCCTCAGGCCGACTACGATCAGTCCCCCGAGAGTCTGACCGTACGCGAGCTTCGGGTCGGCGGCAAGACACTGGTGACGACATTGCTTTGCCCAAAACAAACCGACAAGACGGCCTTGAAATCGCTCTATCGGGATCGCTGGCACGTTGAACTCGATCTGCGCAACATCAAGACCACGCTCGGCATGGAACGACTGAGTTGCCTGACGCCTGCGATGGCGATCAAGGAAATCTGGGTCTATCTGCTCGCCTACAATCTGATTCGGTTAATGATGGCTCAGGCTGCGATGCTCTCCCACAGATTGCCGCGCCAACTGAGCTTCAAGCATACCGTGCAAATCTGGCTCGCCTGGGCACCCTTTGCGAGCCGTAGCCATCACAACATACACAGCGAACTATTCGTTTTAATCGCCCAACAACAGGTCGGTAACCGACCGGGCCGGATCGAGCCTCGCGCCGTCAAACGACGACCTAAACCCTATCCAATGCTCACCAAACCACGTAATCTCGCCAAAGCTATCGTCATGAAAAATGGACATCCCAAAAAGCTTAAGTAA
- a CDS encoding FAD:protein FMN transferase encodes MGTRYSAVFFAPTNINLGAIGTALFAAVDQVDRQMSTWKPDSDLNRLNAAPAHQWHAVPAELLAVLDAAVRVGIQSRGAFDIGVGELVNAWGFGPTGQQLHAQQIRALGQRTQRAASAVLEVDLVHQRVRKQEAIALDLSGIAKGYGVDAMAHCLDGFGITCYLVGIDGEMRAKGTKPGGQAWAVAIEKPVRHVREVMGVMELIDAAIATSGDYRHWVKVADKHFAHTMDPRSGRPVDNRIASVTVVMPTCMLADAWATALLVMGAPAATELAQQRGMTALIVVRAGEVFKEISIVDGQLQP; translated from the coding sequence ATGGGCACCCGTTACAGCGCCGTATTTTTTGCGCCCACCAACATCAACCTGGGTGCCATCGGCACAGCCCTGTTTGCAGCCGTCGATCAGGTGGACCGGCAAATGTCCACCTGGAAACCCGACTCCGACCTGAACCGTCTCAATGCGGCGCCTGCGCACCAATGGCATGCCGTACCGGCCGAGCTGTTGGCGGTATTGGATGCCGCCGTGCGCGTCGGCATCCAATCCCGGGGCGCGTTTGATATTGGCGTGGGGGAACTGGTCAACGCCTGGGGCTTTGGGCCGACCGGACAGCAGCTCCATGCGCAGCAGATTCGCGCCCTCGGGCAGCGCACGCAGCGCGCCGCAAGCGCGGTGTTGGAAGTCGACCTGGTTCACCAGCGCGTGCGCAAGCAGGAAGCCATTGCGCTGGACCTGTCGGGTATCGCCAAGGGCTACGGTGTGGATGCCATGGCCCACTGCCTCGATGGTTTTGGCATCACCTGTTACCTGGTCGGCATCGATGGAGAAATGCGTGCCAAGGGCACCAAACCTGGTGGACAAGCTTGGGCCGTCGCCATCGAAAAGCCCGTGCGCCATGTGCGTGAAGTCATGGGCGTGATGGAGCTTATCGATGCGGCCATTGCCACCTCGGGCGACTACCGCCATTGGGTCAAGGTGGCGGACAAGCACTTTGCCCACACCATGGACCCGCGGAGCGGACGGCCCGTGGACAACCGCATCGCATCGGTCACGGTGGTGATGCCTACCTGCATGCTGGCCGACGCCTGGGCCACCGCGCTGCTGGTGATGGGCGCCCCGGCTGCGACAGAACTGGCGCAGCAACGGGGCATGACAGCCCTGATCGTTGTGCGAGCGGGCGAGGTATTTAAAGAGATATCCATCGTAGATGGGCAGCTTCAGCCGTAG
- a CDS encoding PepSY domain-containing protein: MRRLHSFLGLVVAVLAVVLAISGAILSLDPALERWGSTIPANGQINVATLAGRVAQHYPGAEQIQRSPSGSVIVYYNQDGQTGVDRVDPQTGRGIVPHAVSPFSRWTKSLHRSWLLDTPGRVASGLIALAMLVLSVSGSVLLVRRLGGWRHLADSLRGNFIQRWHTQVGRVVVLGLLLSALTGLYMSAATFALISDGMQDEPDFPSAVAGGPAAPVTALSALVATDLNNLRELVYPSPGDSSGVYSLATDQGEGYVDPSSGALLSYQPYGGFRQAYELIYKLHTGEGLWWLALLLGLCALSVPLLSATGALTWWQRRQSMPRIVGNSAANLADTIILVGSESNSTWGFANTLHEALRKAGLRVHTAAMNQLAAEYPKAERLFILTATYGDGDAPSSANQFLARLGKVKSPSKIGFAVLGFGDRQFPQFCKFAYDVEATLLAQGWNRLLEIDTIDRQSGQAFTRWGNAVGQMIGHELNLVHTPKRPRTDAFELIERADYGEAVQAPTSILRFAAVPPQGFKGHVMGLLGGHGLPHFEVGDLLGVVPPGSAIPRFYSLASKSGDGFLEICVRKLPGGLCSEFLHGLPPGGRMDAFIQLHPDFRPAAGKAPVILIGSGTGIGPLAGFIRNNTGKHPMFLFWGGRDPASDFLYKPELDAYLADGRLTGLHAAFSRIQNGSYVQDRVLADATQLRELLENEAQVLVCGSRTMAKSIAQALDEILVSLNLSVATLKAQGRYREDVF; this comes from the coding sequence TTGCGTAGGCTGCATTCATTTTTGGGGCTGGTGGTCGCCGTGCTGGCGGTGGTTCTGGCCATCAGTGGCGCCATCCTGTCGCTCGATCCCGCGCTGGAAAGATGGGGCAGCACCATCCCTGCCAACGGCCAGATCAACGTCGCCACGCTGGCCGGCCGGGTCGCGCAGCATTACCCGGGGGCTGAGCAGATTCAGCGCTCCCCGTCGGGCTCCGTCATTGTGTACTACAACCAGGATGGGCAGACGGGAGTAGACCGTGTCGACCCGCAAACTGGCCGGGGCATAGTGCCGCACGCCGTTTCGCCCTTCTCGCGCTGGACGAAAAGTTTGCACCGATCCTGGTTGCTCGACACCCCGGGGCGTGTGGCTTCGGGACTGATTGCGCTGGCCATGCTGGTGCTGTCGGTTTCCGGTTCGGTTTTGCTGGTCCGGCGTTTGGGAGGGTGGCGGCACCTTGCAGATTCGCTGCGTGGCAATTTTATACAGCGCTGGCACACCCAGGTGGGGCGTGTGGTGGTGCTGGGCTTGTTACTGTCGGCCCTCACTGGCCTGTACATGTCGGCGGCGACTTTTGCATTGATTTCCGACGGCATGCAGGACGAGCCGGATTTTCCGAGCGCAGTGGCGGGCGGGCCTGCTGCACCGGTTACCGCGTTGTCAGCGCTCGTCGCAACCGATCTGAATAACTTACGCGAACTGGTTTACCCCAGCCCTGGTGACTCTAGCGGTGTTTATTCCCTGGCCACGGACCAGGGAGAGGGCTATGTCGACCCCAGCAGCGGCGCTCTCTTGTCATACCAGCCGTATGGTGGCTTTCGCCAAGCCTACGAGCTCATCTACAAACTCCACACTGGGGAAGGTCTCTGGTGGTTGGCGTTGCTGCTGGGCTTGTGTGCGCTGAGCGTGCCACTGCTGAGCGCCACAGGGGCCTTGACGTGGTGGCAGCGGCGACAGTCGATGCCGCGCATTGTGGGTAACAGCGCGGCCAATTTGGCTGACACCATCATTTTGGTCGGCAGCGAAAGCAACAGTACCTGGGGCTTTGCCAATACGCTTCATGAAGCCCTCCGCAAAGCCGGCCTGCGTGTGCATACGGCGGCGATGAACCAGTTGGCCGCCGAATACCCTAAAGCCGAGCGCCTTTTCATCCTCACGGCCACCTATGGCGACGGCGATGCCCCCAGTTCAGCCAATCAATTTCTGGCGCGACTGGGCAAGGTCAAATCCCCTTCCAAAATCGGGTTTGCCGTATTGGGTTTTGGTGACCGGCAGTTCCCGCAGTTTTGCAAGTTCGCCTACGACGTGGAAGCGACACTGCTCGCGCAGGGGTGGAATCGACTACTGGAGATCGACACCATCGACCGGCAGTCGGGCCAGGCCTTCACGCGCTGGGGCAACGCCGTGGGGCAGATGATCGGCCACGAGTTGAACCTGGTGCACACACCCAAGCGCCCCCGGACCGACGCTTTTGAGCTGATTGAGCGGGCCGATTATGGCGAAGCAGTGCAGGCGCCTACGAGCATCCTGCGTTTCGCGGCCGTGCCACCGCAGGGCTTCAAAGGTCATGTGATGGGGCTGCTCGGAGGCCATGGGCTGCCGCATTTTGAAGTGGGTGACTTGCTCGGGGTTGTGCCACCCGGCAGCGCGATTCCCAGGTTTTATTCGCTGGCCAGCAAGTCGGGTGACGGTTTTCTGGAGATTTGTGTCCGCAAGCTGCCAGGCGGCCTGTGCTCGGAGTTTTTGCATGGCCTACCGCCGGGTGGTCGCATGGATGCTTTCATTCAGCTGCATCCCGACTTCCGGCCTGCTGCGGGGAAGGCGCCGGTAATACTGATCGGCTCAGGCACGGGAATAGGTCCATTGGCCGGGTTTATCCGTAACAATACGGGCAAACACCCGATGTTCCTGTTTTGGGGCGGGCGCGACCCGGCATCCGATTTTCTGTACAAACCCGAACTTGACGCGTATTTGGCCGACGGCCGCCTGACGGGCCTGCACGCCGCTTTTTCGCGTATCCAGAATGGGTCCTATGTGCAGGACCGTGTGCTGGCTGACGCCACGCAGTTGCGCGAACTGCTGGAGAACGAGGCGCAAGTGCTGGTGTGCGGCAGCCGGACCATGGCAAAAAGCATTGCACAGGCGCTTGATGAGATCCTGGTCTCTTTGAACCTCAGCGTGGCCACCCTCAAAGCACAAGGTCGCTACCGTGAAGACGTGTTCTGA
- a CDS encoding DUF2271 domain-containing protein, protein MKKLTTSLCLVGVLALPVAVQARPVTLTTQLQSYSGNGAYLAIYVTDAAGQYKKTLWVAGKKAKYYKNLRDWARGSGMKASEFDGVSGASVGSGRSLKVTVELADALIDAGYEIRVDTAVEDQRDNPAEVRIPLTTKDKSKPVAGRGYIKSFTYDM, encoded by the coding sequence ATGAAAAAACTGACTACTTCACTCTGCCTGGTGGGGGTTTTGGCATTGCCCGTCGCGGTGCAGGCACGCCCTGTGACTTTGACGACCCAATTGCAAAGCTACTCCGGCAATGGCGCGTATCTGGCCATTTATGTCACCGATGCCGCAGGGCAATACAAAAAGACGCTCTGGGTCGCGGGCAAAAAAGCCAAGTACTACAAAAATCTGCGCGACTGGGCGCGCGGCAGCGGCATGAAAGCCAGTGAGTTCGACGGCGTGAGCGGTGCCAGTGTTGGCAGTGGCCGCAGTTTGAAGGTCACGGTGGAACTGGCCGATGCATTGATCGACGCGGGCTACGAAATCCGCGTAGACACGGCCGTTGAAGACCAACGCGACAACCCTGCCGAGGTGCGTATTCCCCTGACCACCAAGGACAAGAGCAAGCCGGTCGCAGGGCGTGGCTATATCAAATCCTTCACTTACGACATGTAA
- a CDS encoding IS1380 family transposase produces MDYSIPTQLHFPASAGFTIRAEFDGGAMSSDFGALLLRGIDLQIGLIPRLVSAIHDKRHASYIDHPLADLLRQRIFQTASGYADGNDANTLRRDPLFKLAVGRAPLDEGNDLASGPTLSRLENSVSRKDIYRLAKSFVDAFIASYAQAPAVIVLDMDHSEDATHGQQELAFYNPHYGNHCYLPLFLFEGLSGKFITAVLRPGKRPTGKENAAIIKRVLRLLRQAWPETHIILRGDGHFSNPELMALCASDPHLDFLFGLAGNPVLSPKAEPLLKKARALHQTHSANAQRLGNAEPAATRLYDDIEYQAGSWPKAYRVVVKAEVMALGDNPRYVVTSLSDPTPDVLYKELYCARGQDENFIKAVKNDLASDRTSDHAFLANHLRLFYSCAAYGLIHGLRENTLVHTELAKAQPLSIILKLFKLAVRVVQYKDRIKLSLPTSCPMKGVLARVTELLYLVPRPPA; encoded by the coding sequence ATGGACTATTCTATCCCAACCCAGCTTCACTTTCCCGCCAGCGCCGGATTTACGATCCGGGCAGAGTTTGACGGCGGGGCGATGTCCTCCGACTTTGGCGCACTCCTGTTGCGTGGCATCGACCTGCAAATCGGCCTGATTCCCCGCCTGGTCAGCGCGATTCACGACAAACGCCACGCCTCGTACATTGACCATCCCCTGGCCGACCTGCTCCGCCAGCGGATATTCCAGACCGCCAGCGGTTACGCCGACGGTAATGACGCCAACACGCTGCGGCGCGATCCGCTGTTCAAACTGGCGGTCGGTCGTGCCCCGCTGGACGAGGGAAATGACCTGGCCTCCGGCCCCACGCTCTCCCGGCTCGAAAACAGCGTATCGCGCAAAGACATTTACCGCCTGGCCAAAAGCTTCGTCGACGCCTTCATCGCCAGCTACGCCCAAGCGCCTGCCGTGATCGTGCTCGATATGGATCACTCGGAGGATGCCACTCACGGGCAGCAGGAACTGGCGTTCTATAACCCCCACTACGGGAATCACTGCTACCTGCCGCTGTTTCTCTTCGAAGGACTTTCCGGGAAGTTCATTACTGCCGTCCTGCGTCCGGGCAAACGCCCGACTGGCAAGGAGAACGCGGCCATCATCAAGCGCGTGCTGCGCTTGCTCCGCCAGGCTTGGCCCGAGACCCACATCATTCTGCGCGGGGATGGCCACTTCTCGAATCCCGAACTGATGGCCTTGTGCGCGTCCGATCCGCATCTGGACTTCCTCTTCGGCCTGGCCGGCAACCCGGTGCTCTCGCCCAAGGCCGAGCCGCTGCTGAAGAAAGCCCGTGCGCTGCACCAGACACACAGCGCCAACGCCCAGCGCCTGGGGAACGCCGAGCCTGCGGCGACACGACTGTACGACGATATCGAGTATCAGGCGGGCTCGTGGCCCAAGGCTTACCGCGTGGTGGTCAAGGCCGAGGTGATGGCCTTGGGTGACAACCCGCGGTACGTGGTGACCTCGCTGTCCGACCCGACGCCTGATGTGCTTTACAAAGAGCTGTACTGTGCTCGAGGGCAGGACGAGAACTTCATCAAGGCGGTGAAGAACGACTTGGCCAGTGACCGGACCTCCGATCATGCCTTCCTCGCCAATCACCTGCGGCTGTTCTATTCGTGTGCGGCGTATGGGTTGATTCACGGCTTGCGCGAGAACACGCTGGTGCATACGGAACTGGCCAAGGCGCAACCGCTGTCGATTATCCTGAAACTCTTTAAGTTGGCGGTGCGCGTGGTGCAGTACAAGGATCGGATCAAGCTGTCCTTGCCTACGTCGTGTCCGATGAAGGGGGTGCTGGCGCGGGTGACCGAGTTGCTTTACCTCGTCCCGCGCCCGCCGGCCTGA
- a CDS encoding PepSY domain-containing protein gives MKSLVFAGAILAGLLTSGALWADTECNAPVSAWQPREVLRKQLEQQGLQVHRIKVDDDCYEVRGVDAQGKRFKAKYAPDSLKVLKMETKDDEHGERRRERGQDSK, from the coding sequence ATGAAATCTCTTGTATTTGCGGGGGCCATACTGGCCGGGTTGCTGACCAGCGGTGCGCTGTGGGCTGATACCGAATGCAACGCACCCGTGTCCGCCTGGCAGCCGCGTGAAGTTTTGCGCAAGCAATTGGAGCAGCAGGGGTTGCAGGTGCACCGCATCAAGGTGGACGACGACTGCTACGAGGTTCGTGGCGTAGATGCGCAGGGAAAACGCTTCAAAGCCAAATATGCGCCCGATTCACTGAAGGTTCTCAAAATGGAGACCAAAGATGACGAGCACGGTGAAAGGCGCCGCGAGCGCGGTCAAGACTCCAAATAG
- a CDS encoding IS4 family transposase codes for MHGANFLAAARREPRFFTRNRELPFTNLIAFLLTGIRGAVQAELDSCFALLAGRTRLCRAITASAFSKARSHLVANLFEPLNTELLRLVDEVVPQQPDWQGLRVLAADASKVRLTLLDLEGRRHIREAAIFGLFRPGIELFDSLILHSSLVGERQMLFERLDRLGAQDMLVLDRGYPGAWLVAALLHRGIPFCIRCDSSASFSAITQFMRSGEDEAQVTLPPPHRQDAIDYECPRLPSMVRLIRQVTPTGKVRVLMTSLLDTARYPATSFSALYHSRWRIEEAFKRIKHRLNLEHTSGLTWLAACQDVGAKMVCDNLNALATYLAAEERLPSDSPWRVNRTMAFNTVRRILPRVLAGVQQITTRVTKEIFSEIVKNLQKFIPDRARPRPNQRKPHLSFAYKPAV; via the coding sequence ATTCATGGCGCCAATTTCCTTGCCGCCGCCCGCCGCGAGCCTCGGTTTTTCACCCGAAACCGTGAATTGCCATTCACGAATCTGATCGCTTTCCTGCTCACCGGCATTCGCGGCGCAGTTCAGGCGGAGCTTGATTCCTGCTTTGCCCTGCTTGCCGGAAGAACCCGCCTTTGTCGGGCGATCACGGCCAGTGCCTTCTCAAAGGCGCGCAGCCATCTGGTCGCCAATCTCTTTGAGCCGCTCAATACAGAATTGCTGCGCCTGGTCGATGAGGTCGTTCCGCAGCAGCCGGACTGGCAAGGCTTGCGGGTCTTGGCGGCGGATGCATCGAAGGTACGTCTGACCTTGCTTGACCTGGAAGGGCGCCGCCATATTCGAGAAGCGGCCATCTTCGGTTTGTTTCGGCCAGGGATCGAATTGTTCGACTCGCTGATTTTGCACAGTTCGCTGGTCGGCGAACGTCAGATGTTGTTTGAGCGGCTTGACCGACTCGGTGCTCAGGACATGCTGGTGCTTGATCGCGGGTATCCGGGTGCCTGGTTGGTCGCGGCGCTGTTGCATCGAGGTATCCCCTTTTGCATACGTTGTGATTCGTCCGCTTCCTTTTCTGCCATCACCCAGTTCATGCGATCCGGAGAAGATGAGGCGCAGGTGACATTGCCGCCACCGCATCGTCAGGATGCCATTGATTACGAGTGTCCGCGTCTGCCTTCTATGGTTCGCCTGATTCGTCAGGTGACGCCGACTGGCAAGGTACGGGTCTTGATGACCTCCTTGCTTGATACCGCGCGGTATCCGGCCACAAGCTTCTCAGCCCTTTATCACAGCCGTTGGCGTATCGAGGAGGCGTTCAAGCGCATCAAACACCGGCTCAATCTGGAGCACACGTCCGGCCTGACTTGGCTGGCCGCCTGCCAGGATGTTGGGGCCAAGATGGTGTGTGACAATCTCAATGCCCTGGCCACCTACCTGGCTGCGGAAGAGCGGCTGCCCAGCGATTCGCCATGGCGAGTGAATCGGACGATGGCCTTCAATACCGTACGTCGTATCTTGCCCCGAGTCTTGGCGGGTGTGCAGCAAATCACCACCCGAGTTACCAAGGAAATCTTCTCGGAAATCGTCAAAAACCTTCAGAAATTTATCCCTGATCGTGCTCGACCTCGGCCAAACCAGCGAAAGCCTCACCTGTCCTTTGCTTACAAACCCGCCGTATGA
- a CDS encoding BON domain-containing protein, producing the protein MKKTAMTLALSGLLAFTTVGCAVTRDQSTVGEYVDDATITTRVKAKFAEDPKVSAMAISVETLKGNVQLSGFAKNASEKASAETIARSTPGVRGVTNSITVKP; encoded by the coding sequence ATGAAAAAAACTGCCATGACTCTCGCTTTATCCGGCCTTCTGGCCTTTACTACCGTTGGCTGCGCGGTCACGCGTGACCAATCGACGGTCGGCGAATACGTCGATGACGCAACCATTACTACACGGGTCAAGGCGAAGTTTGCCGAAGACCCGAAAGTCAGTGCAATGGCTATCTCCGTCGAAACGCTCAAGGGCAATGTCCAGCTTTCCGGCTTCGCCAAAAATGCGTCGGAAAAAGCCAGTGCCGAGACGATCGCACGCAGCACGCCGGGCGTACGCGGTGTAACCAACAGTATTACCGTCAAGCCATAA